AGGGCGTGACGCCGTACCGTGACTGGCTCGTCGAAGCGACGCCGGCGACGGGCCGAGCGTTGCGCGTCGGCATTGTGTCGGGCGATCTGAAGGAGCACGCCGTCGGCTACCTGCTCGAAAGCGTCGTGAATCATGTCGATGCAGCGCGAGTGGAGTTGCACGCGTATGCGACGCGCGATGTCGAAGATGCGCTGACGCTGCGCAGCCGGCCGCACTTTGCGACGTGGACGAGCCTCGCCGGTATGACGGACGATGCCGCCGCCGCGCGCATCCGCGACGATCGCATCGACGTGCTGATCGATGCATCGGGTCATACGCAGTTCAACCGCCTGCCCGTGTTTGCGCGCAAGCCCGCGCCCGTGCAGGTCAGCTGGCCCGGTTACTTCGCAAGTACGGGTGTGCGCGCGATCGACTACATGCTCGGCGACCGTTACGTGTTGCCGGAGAGCGAGGCTCACCACTTCACCGAGCGCGCGTGGCGGATGCCTGACAGCTATTTGTGCTTCACGCCGCCTGCCGAGCAGTCGGACGCGGGCCACCTGCCGATGCTCGACAACGGACATGTGACGTTCGGCTATTTCGGCAAGCTCGCCAAGATTTCGGATCAGACAGTGACGCTGTGGTCGCGCGTGCTGCATGCCGTCGCGCATTCGCGTCTGTTCATCAAGGCGCAGAATCTCGATCTGGATCACGCCCGCGAGTCGATCGTCGCGCGTTTCGCTGCACACGGCGTCGATGCATCGCGTCTGATCCTGGAGGACCGTTCGCCGCGTGCCGAGTATCTGGCCGCGTATCGTCGGGTGGACATCGCGTTGAGCCCGTTCTCGTATCCGGGCCGCACGACGACGGCGGACGGCCTGTTCATGGGCGTGCCTGTCCTGTGCCTGCGCGGCGAGCGGTTTCTGTCGCACATCGGCGAAAGCATGCTGCATGCGGCCGGTCTGTCCAACTGGATCGCACAAAGCGAAGACGACTATGTCGCCAAAGCCACGCAGTTCGCCGCCGATGCGTCGCAACTGCAAGCGCTCCGCAGCGGCCTGCGCGCGCAACTCGTCGCTTCGCCGCTGTGCGACGCTCCCCGCTTCGCGAAGCATCTGGAAGACGCGCTGCATGGCATGTGGGCGGCACACGTCGCGGCCACCGAA
The Caballeronia sp. M1242 DNA segment above includes these coding regions:
- a CDS encoding tetratricopeptide repeat protein, translated to MHARAAARRRTPEANVAAAAKPATTNPAVEALLARAVECHQADRLDEAETLYREILATDPNHPEALHLLGLVAHAFGQYATASELIMAAIAVRPAAGFYYNLGNVMQADNRPAAAVECFRQAIAQQPDYIDAYNNLGIAQRAMHDLSGAVDSFVKVVSLKPDHAQAYNSLATTMMELDELDAAIESYSTAIALRPELPAPRSNRLFASNYYSEVTPAAYLEEAKGFDEAITQGVTPYRDWLVEATPATGRALRVGIVSGDLKEHAVGYLLESVVNHVDAARVELHAYATRDVEDALTLRSRPHFATWTSLAGMTDDAAAARIRDDRIDVLIDASGHTQFNRLPVFARKPAPVQVSWPGYFASTGVRAIDYMLGDRYVLPESEAHHFTERAWRMPDSYLCFTPPAEQSDAGHLPMLDNGHVTFGYFGKLAKISDQTVTLWSRVLHAVAHSRLFIKAQNLDLDHARESIVARFAAHGVDASRLILEDRSPRAEYLAAYRRVDIALSPFSYPGRTTTADGLFMGVPVLCLRGERFLSHIGESMLHAAGLSNWIAQSEDDYVAKATQFAADASQLQALRSGLRAQLVASPLCDAPRFAKHLEDALHGMWAAHVAATEAVAG